The Undibacterium cyanobacteriorum genomic sequence CTGCCACCAAGCTTGGTGTGAAAGCCTTCTTGGATGGAGCCACAGTGGTAGTGATGGACGCTGTCCGGTTTTTCATGCTGTCTCCTCGTTATTCTCTCGTGTCAGTCTAGCTGACTCTGCGCGCCAACGCAGCACAGGTAGCACATTTAGCACATGTCGCATCATGACTTGATCATCACGTCTTGGCTTTTGTGTGCTTAGCGTTCAGCTAGGCGATTCTTCATTTTTATTTATTCACAATTTTTTATTGACTTCTTTTTTTGCTTAATGCCATACTACCCGAAAATTGGAAACGATTCCATATTTTTTGGAAACAGTTTCCAATCATTTCCAATTTGCGATTTTTTTCCAACAGACGCGAGCGCTCCAGTGTCCTTGGACCGCGAATTTTGGGTTCACTACCACTCATCACTAACACTACTGACTTCATTGACTTAGGAGATCGTCTTATGGCTCACGCAAACCCTCGTCTATCCACATTTTTGCGGTGGGCAATCCTTGGACTCAGTGTCGTGGGTGGTGTTGCCTGCGGCGGCGGTGGAAGTGGTGGCAGCGCAAGCCCCAGCGGTGCAAGTACAACGCCTAGCAGCGGCGGTTCAGGATCAACCACTCCCAGCACACCTAGCACACCAACATTACCGAGTGGCGGCGTACCAGCCAACTATAAGCTGGTGTGGGCCGATGAGTTTAATGGCAATGGTTTGGTCGATAGTAGTAAGTGGGACTACGATACTGAACGCAATAAAGCGGGTTGGTATAACAATGAGCTGCAATACTATTCACGCGCGCGCCTTGAAAACGCGGCGATGAGCAATGGCGTACTCACCATTACGGCGCTCAAAGAGAAACTGACGAGTGCGGCCGATTATGGTGGGCAATCGTATACCTCGGCACGATTACTCACGCGCGGCAAAGCCAGTTGGACTTATGGCTATTTCGAAATTCGCGCCAAACTGCCGTGTGGACTGGGTACCTGGCCTGCGATTTGGATGCTCGGCACCAAGGGCGCATGGCCCGATGACGGTGAGATCGACATCATGGAACATGTCGGCAAAACCAAAGGACAAATCCTCGGCAGCGCCTACAGTAACTACTACAACTGGGCCAGTGGCACCGGCACTACCAAGTCCACTACCGTACCCGATGCCTGCGATGCCTTCCACAACTATCAATTGTTCTGGGATGCCGACCAACTCGCGATTGGCGTTGATGGGAAATACTACTTTCAGTTTGTGAATCCCAAGAATGGTGATTACAAAAAATGGCCCTTCGATCAACCGCAATACATGATTTTGAACTTGGCGCTCGGGGGTGATTTGGGCGGACCGGTTGACGACACTATTTTCCCTAGCAAATTCGAAATCGATTACGTGCGGATTTATCAAAAGTAAGCGCAAAAACACACATGCAGACCGCGCCCCCATTACCACTGTTCAATCCCCAAGCCAGCGTCAGCGTGCAAGTCATTCCTGATCTTGGTGCGATGTCAGCTGTTGCAGGCAAGGGAAAGCAAGAAGTTTGTGTGGTGGTCGATGATTTTCTACTGAACCCGGAAGAAGTCGTGGAACATGCACGTCGACAGCGTCAGCAGTTCCGCTACGATGTCGACAACTACTTTCCCGGTGTAGAGATGGACATGGGGCGCACTTTTGCTTTGCAGATGGAGCAGTACTTTATGCTTCACCTGCGATCCCATTTTCAGGTGCGACGCAACCTTGGCTGCGCTTGTCGCATGTCGATGACGACCTTGTCTGCCGCAGAACTCAAGCCTCTACAACGCTTATGCCACCGCGACGCGGAAGTGCTGCCACTGGGGATGGGGATCGCTGCCAGTGTCGTCTATTTGTTCACGGACGCCTCGCTTGGCGGCACTAGCTTTTTTCGTCCACGTGGTCCACTCGATGAAACGCGTCGCTTCCTGCAGCGGGCGGAGCATGCAGATCACACCTGGCTCAATGATGAGCTACAACAAGCGCCGGCCTATTGTTATCAGTCGAATCCACGCTTTGCCCTGACGCATACGGTCGAAGCAAAATGGAATCGCGCGATATTTTATGAAGGCACAGTATTTCATGCCGCCCACATCAGCGATCCGACACGATTAAGCGCAGAAGTCGATCATGCACGACTCTGTTTGAATGCCTTCTTTCGCTTTAAGAAGCAGGCGGGTGCTGCTTGAACCTAGATGTTGGGCTTCATTGCATTCAGCGCCAACCTACGCCATCACAATCGTAGGCTGGTGCTGAGCGAAGCGATGCCCAGCTTCTGATCACCCGACCATGTTGGGCTTCATTGCATTCAGCACCAAGCTACTCCACCACATCCGTAGGCTGGTGCTGAGCGAAGCGATGCCCAGCTTCTGATCACCCGACCATATTGGGCTTCATTGCATTCAGCACCAAGCTACTCCACCACATCCGTAGGCTGGTGCTGAGCGAAGCGATGCCCAGCGTCCGATCACCCGACCATGTTGGGCTTCAATAGCGCCTCACGAAACTCAACACTTAATCTCTTTGCGCTTCTTGCCGATCGCACCGCGCGCTGCGACTTTGGCGATGTAGTCTGGTGCAAAAGGAATCTTACATGCCGTATCACCAACGTCGATCGAAACGGTGCCGATAGCTTTTCCTGCTTGCACCGCCGCGTCATGCAGAGGGGCGACAAAGGAGCCCAGCGCGATCACAAAACTGTTCATGCCGGAGCGCACTTCGTTGGGCTGTTGATGGATGGTCGTTTGCACGAAATCGAGGAGGCGTTGAAGCCATGGCAAATCAAGCGCTTGGTCGGGTGTCACCGAGACATAACTAATCAAAGTGGCCCACGCTGTTGCAGCAACATCTTCTTGCGAAGAACTACCCCACTCATTAATCAATTCAACCACGTGAGAGCTCTCGGTCGCTACCCACGCCACACTATAGCGACGGATCGCATTGCAATTAGCGGTTGCTAACCACTGCTGCAGTTGTTCCTTGCTCATCTCCTTGCCGTTCGCCATCAAGCCCGCCAAATACTGGGCATCGTAATTCCCTGTCGCGAACAAGTCGCATGCTAAAGCGGTATTACCTTTATGTGCCTTGAGCAGCTTCTTCATTTCTTCAATCTTGACGCCGAACACAGGATCGTTCGCACCATGCTTACGTAAAATCGCACGGTACGATTCACTACCTAGGCTTTCCAGAGTTTTTAAAATGTCCTGTGCACTCATACTAAGTCTCCTGCGTTAGATCCCGATTGATGAAATCTCGCTGTCCCATGCGGGACATACGTCGTATTAAAAAGATTCAACCTATCAACCCCATTTTGCAACCGATTGTCTAATGTCATTTGCTTAAAGTACACCATTAGTACATCATTAGTACACCATTCGGGAATACTGTGCTTCTTATTTTCTATTTATTTTATTATTTATTTTTTTAAATTTCTTCTCTCGTATTCAAGGAACCCATAGGAATGAGCTTCACATCCCCTCTCCGCCGCCTCGCCATTGGTTTAGTTTGTGGTTTCACTTTCAGCAGCATCACCATCGGGAGTGCGCATGCACAAGCCGACGAAGCAAAGTATTGGGGTAAGGACGCTCCCGCGGGTGCCGATCACCCCTTGATTAAACGCTTCTCCGGCTCATGGCTAACAGCTTATTCCCTCGCAGAATGGGACATCAGCAAATTCCCAAGCTCGGATGTCTTAACCAAAGATAAAAAATTCCAGGACCTCATCACACTAGAAGGCAAGCAAACCCGACTGCAATATCTCGCCCCACGCGGCAAAATGCCAGTCGAGGTATTCCGCAACTACCAACAAGCCTTACAAATCGCTGGCTTCAAAACGCGCTTCGTCTGCGAAACACAGTGTGAAAAACTGTACTGGGCGTGGAAAGACATGAACGAACCCAATAAGGGCATGCAGTTCGCCGAAGGTTATATCTATACGCCTAAAGACAGTCGCTACAGCCATACCTCAGCCTTAACCAGCGATCGCGGCATGATGTTAGTGGGGACCATGAAAAAAGGCGGGCAAGATACCCATGTCTTGATTTACACCTCCTCAGCGGCCAACGACACTACCGGCTTAACCCAAACCTATATCCACATCGCCGAGCCTAAACCTATGCCTACCGGCCAAGTGTTCGTCGATACCAAGGCCCTACAGAATGGTTTGCAAGAAGAAGGCAAAGTCACTTTAAACGGCCTCTTTTTTGACACAGGTAAAGCTAGCATCAAAGAAGAATCGAAACCGCAATTGGAAGAAATGGCGAAGTTGATGCAAGCCCAAGCCAATCGCAAGTTCTTCATCGTGGGTCACACCGATAATATTGGCAATTTCGACGCCAATCAAACGCTCTCTTTGCAGCGCGCCCAAGCCGTCGTCAGCGCCCTCACCGCGGCACCGTATCGTATCGCGGCCAATCGTTTGATCGCTAAAGGCAATGCGAACTTAGCGCCAGTTGCCAGCAACGCAGAAGAAGCAGGCCGTGCGCGCAATCGCCGAGTGGAATTGGTGGAACAGTAAAGAAAAATGCAGGTGTCGGTGATGACCGACACCTGCAACACCAACATTTTTAAGCGCTAAGATTTCTCAGCGAAACCGTTTATGTCGCGGCCACGGCTTGCAAGGCAAGATCCCGGGTCTTTTTGGCGATCTCCGCGCTAGTCTTAAACACGGCTTGTGCATGTGCCTCGGCTGCCGCATCACCCTTGGCCATAATCACTGCTTGAAACAACACCATATATTGTGCCTGTATAGCTGCGCTATAAGCAGCGTCAATTGCTTTCTCTTCCATTTGACTCTCCTCGCATCAATGATTTGTCATTTACTTCTTCTGCCCTTCTCCCACAAAGGCCTTGGCCTCAGCACCAACACGAATCACACGCACTTGACGAATATCTTCCGCGGCACCTAGCTTCGCTACGCTGTCTTGGCCGGCAGTGAGCTTGCCGATGATGGGGAATTCGTTCGGTACTTTGCTTGCATCCGTTGCCAATAACATCTTACCTTGTGCATTGATCGCGAACACAGGTGTCTGCTTTGTATTACTCACTGCAGTCGGTGTCAATGTTTCAGTCATGGTAGTGTCGGGCCAGTTGCCATTCAAACTCATTAGCCATTGCCCTTCTTGTTGGGTGATGTTACCGATAGCAGCCGGTGGAGTCGTTGGACGCGGAGCGCCCGGATTAAATGTCGCTGGTTTGTAATTCGTTTCCAATTGCCCGATCAAACGCGCAACCGTCGCCGGTGCTGCATTGCTCTGTAACTCGACCAAGACATTGCCTTGTGCCGTCACCACTTCTACATATAAACCCGCTGGCAAATAAAAACCTTCACGACTCAAATTTTCTGGTGCGTTGGCTGCCTCGTAAGCCATCAAGGCAATGGCGATAGCAGAGTGTTGTTGGGCCTTCGCATACGGCACGACTTCATTATAAGTATCGAGCAAGGTATGCCAAGTGCGGCTGTAAACGAAGTCGGTTTTATTGTTGGCATTCGGCGTCGGTACACCTTTCATAGAAAAAGCTGAGGCATCGGTGCCCGCTAAAGCCTCGGCGCGTATCCTTGGATAATCACTGGTTTTGACTTCAAAACCGAACTCAGGATTGCCACCATTGACACCATTGAGACTCTTAGCCACACGCTCAAACGGCGCTTTCCAAGCACTTGGTACGGTAATGCCGGATACCGCGCCCGGTGCGCCATCACGATTGAGCATCATGACTACTTTATCCATTTCTTTTGCATGTCTTTCGGTGTAAGCCGAGGCGCCGACAATGCCCAATTCCTCACCAGCCGAGGCCACCATCACAATACTACGTTTCGGTTTGGCGCCAGCTTTCGCCAATAAGCGCATGGCCTCAATCGTTGGCGAAACACCCGAACCATCATCAACCGCGCCTGTCGCACTGTCGAAACTATCTAAGTGAGCACCGATGACCACGTATTCATCGGGCTTTTCGGTGCCAGTGATTTTAGCGACCACGTTGTGATACGGCACTGGCCCCGGATAAAACCAATTGCGGATATCAAATTCCAATTCGACTTTCTCGCCTTTTTTCAGCAGCGCTTGGATTTCATTGTAGTGATCCGCCGTCATCTTGATGTCCGGCATGGTCGGTAAAGCTTCCCAACTGGTTGGCTTGGCATCCAACAGAGCTAAAGGTTCTTTGCCCGCTTGTATGGTGCCGAGCGCGCCTGCTTCCATTAATTTGAGACTCACGGCATCGGGCTTATATTCTTTACGGCCATCACGTCCCATCCCGCGACTGTCGCCAGGGATCAACACCCAAGCGCCTTTGAATTCGGCCATGCGCGCTTGCGCTTCGGCTTCATTCGCCGGCCCCAACACGGCCAAACCGCGTTGCACGCCCTTAGTACCAGCGGTGTAGCTAGGCGTACCGAAACGTAAGCTCTTCTCACTCGGGGTGATCATCTTGCCAAACCATGGACCGCGATTGAAACCGAGCGGTTGCTGCGCCGCTTCTTCCAATTCGGCCGCAATACCCCAAGCCCGCATTTGATCACGCGTCCAACGTGCTGCGTGACTGAAGTTATCGCTACCCGCCATACGACCACCGAAACGATTCGTCAGTACATCCAACCAAGTCATGACTTGTGGATCTTGGGTACCGATTTCAACGATTTTCTTTGCAGTGGCGTCTTGCGCCTGCGCGAAGCTTGTCACACCGCACAAGATCAAAATAGCGATGGCGTGTTTGCTCTTAGCAAACAGAGAGTGCGCTTGAGACTGAGGATAGAATTCGGGACGGGAAGCGAACATGATGGTCTCTTATTGTGATTAGTCGGATTGAGCGAACAAGCGAACGGACGAACAAGCTAGCTCGCCCGACTTCGACTCTCAGGACTGTCGCAAGTTCCATCAAAGTGCTTAAGGCTATTTAAGCCCCCCTTAGGAAAAACCCTAAGCAAAAATATCTTGCTTGGCTCGCTCACTAATCGCCGTCACGGCGGGATCTTGCAAGCGGCGCTCGGTAGTAATCACATAGATTTCTTCGACCAACTCAGGCACATCAAAGACCGCCTTGACGCCATATTGATGCATGACGTCTTGTTTCATCGCTGATGGCGCGAAAAAGAAGCCCGCGCCTGCGCGACCGAAGGCTTTCATCAAAGCACCATCATCAAACTCACCGACAATCACTGTTTGCAATTGCTGATCCGACATCCAACGCAAGATTTTGCTTTGCACCGCGGCGTCTTCACTGGGTATCAAAAATGGTGCGCCTTTCAAGCATGCTGGATACTTACCTTTGTATCGCTTCGCCAAGGCGGGCTCGGCAAAGATGGTAAGTCCACATTTACCGAGTAAATGATTAAAAGCACGCACGCTGATTTGACTACTGACGCTACTCAAAGGACGATCTGCAATCACGGCATCGATTTTGTGTACCGCCAAATCGCCTAACAGCAATTCCAAACGACCTTCGCGACAATGTAAGCGCACGGGTTCACTTAACTGTAAGGCAGGCTCCAACAGTTTATACGCCACCACCTTGGGCACGGCATCCGCAATGCCAACCCGAAAGGGACGTCGGCGCGCTTGCAATTGATTGCGTAGGACATCCAGTAACTGATCACCGGTCGTGAAAATATCATCGGCATACACCATGATGCGTTGACCGGCTTCTGTCAGACTTAAGTTGCGTCCTGATTTTTTGAATAACTCGACGCCCAAACTTTGTTCGAATTCATTGATCTGACCACTCACCGCATGCGGCGTCAAATGCAGCTGCTCCGCTGCTTTAGCGATACTGCCGGTCTTCGCCACCATCCAGTAATAGCGTAGATGCTTGTAATTCAATGACGCCATGGTCTACCTTTCGCTTGCGCTGTGTTTTTACTAGCGAGTATCGCGTTGTGCTAGTGGTAAAGCATCATTCTACCCGCTAGCTGGATGATGTCGAGCAGAGCGACTCCGCTCCGCCGACGAAGTTTGACGACGCAGGGCTTGCAAGCGTAGCAAATTCCAATAACGGCTGGCACGCCATACTAATTGCATGAGGAGATAACTCGATAACGCCAAGCTCATCGCCAACACCACCATACCAATCACCCATGGCAAACCTAAATCAAGCACCCATTGCCACCAGAGTTCGATACTCATGAGCGGCGCTTGCCAGTCGGTTTCTGGCAGGGCTGGTAAGCTACTCCACTTGGTGTCTGCGCCATGCAAACCCAATAGCCACTGACCGAGGCTGTAGGCAGCCATATAGATCGGCACGATGGTTAAAGGATTGGTTAAGAAAGTTCCGACCACCGCCATGGGCAAGTTAAGTCGAAAGAAAAAGGCGAGGCTGATCGCCGCAATCATCTGCAAAGGCCCGGGAATCATGCCACAGAAAACACCGGCGGCTAAACCCCAAGCGACTGCTTCACGCTCGACTCGCCACAAACTGGAGCGGTCAAAGTGGTGCGTGAAACGACGGCTAATTGGAATACGTTCTATGGTTTGCCGATCCGGCAAAATACGACGAAGAAATTTCTTGGGCATACCAGTGCCTTTCGCTCTGCATGAGTGCCATCAGCACTTTGATGAATGGCACTCATGCAAAGTTTCAGGGTGTGAACTCGATTTAATAGTGGGTTTCTAAAATAGAGGGGCGGCGCTCAGTTGGCATTGGATGTGTATATTTGGGCGATGGATTTGGCTTATCCCCACTCATACTCGCATCTCCCAAAGTGACTAAATCCAACATCCAACGTTCAAGCGCCCTTGAAATCAAAATAGCCTCGCCATCACTCACGCGGCTATCGGCATCGACAATCGCGACCATCCATGCCAACAATAGTTTTTGCAGTTGCGGATCTTCAATCTCGGCCAGCAAGCTGTCGATCAACTCCGGCGACATTTCAATTTGACCGTAATGCGCACCGCATAGCAACATGTCTTCGCACAGCGTATGCACAATCTTCTCGAATTCATCTTCGCTTAAGCCGAGCTTTTGTACCATCTCATAACCCGCGACGAGTTCCAGCTCAGACTTATCTAAGCCACCGTCAACTAACATCGCCAATGCCACAATTCGCGCCATCGCTTGTGGACTATCTTTTTCGTAGCTACGCATCATGTCCTCACCAATTAAAAACGTTCAAGAGATTCGTTTTCTTCCACGCCTTGCTCCGGCCAGTGCTTGTGCTGCACGTGGCTGTGTTCGCGCTTACGCCCTATCCGCTTCGACAGCAGATGCTCGGCGCGACCAATCGCACGGTCGATCGCGACATACATATCGGTCTCGGTATCGTGCACGAGAATTTGTTGGCGACCGGCCAAGGGAATTTGGATAAGACAATGTTTGTCCTCACCACCGCGTGGACCATTCACATCCGATAGTCGCACTTTGACAGTGCGCACTTCGTCCAAGGCCCAGTCAGTAGCGAACTTGAGGCGACGATAAGTGTGTTCACGCAAACCCTCGGTGAGTTCAAAGCCGCGTGCTTGGATGTCGATATGCATTGCTAATCTCCTCTTTAGAATGTCGCACCATATTGCGCGACATCCTTAGTGTAGGGATCAGCAAACTGTATTTCAAATCGATTAATTGGAGAGGATTGCTCGAAAAAATCGAGCAATCTCGTGAGGAGGACAAATCGCTAAACTAAGTTTTCGGACAGATTAAGCGGCTTCACGTGCCATGCAATGGGCACGAATATAATCCAAATGGCTTGGCATGGCATCGACGCATTTGCGTATCACCATTTGTGTGTTGTACAAGAAGCCAGCGATTTCTTCTTGACTACGTTGATCAACCACAGGGCTATAGCGACGTGGCCGCATGCCTTGTCCATGCATCACTTGTAGCCAACTATCTTCGGGGAAGAGCTCTTCGTTTTCGCGCAAAATACGACCATTGCTAGCGAACAGATCCAACTTGATTTGCAAGCTTTCGGGTACTTCCATCTCGCGGCAGTATTTCCAAAACTCGCTATCTTCGCGGGTATTGACCTTGTAGTGCAAAATCAAGAAATCTCGAATTTGCGCATACTCTTTGTCGGTAAGGCGATTGTAATTGTCGATATCAACTTGATCGAAATCTTTGTTTGGGAAGAAGCTCAGCAAACGCATGAGTCCTGTCTTCACCATATGAATGCTGGTTGACTCCAAGGGCTCCATGAAGCCACCGGATAAGCCAATCGCGAGACAGTTTTTATTCCACGCTTTTTTACGCTTACCCGTTGTGAATTTGATTTGGCGTGGTTCCGCCAACACTTGGCCATCGAGATTATTCAAAAGGATCTGCGTGGCTTTTTCGCTATCCATGAATTTGCTAGAGAACACATGACCATTGCCAATCCGATGTTGCAGAGGAATGCGCCATTGCCAACCTGCTTCATGTGCCGTCGAACGTGTATGCGCTTGGCTTGAGCCACCTAGAGAGCATGGCACCGCGATCGCTGTATCGCATGGCAGCCAATGGCTCCAATCTTCGTAACCCGTTTGTAAGGCTTGTTCAATCAAGAGCCCAACCATGCCAGAGCAATCAATAAAAAAATCGCCAGCGATGACGTCGCCATTCTCCATCGTCACCGATTCAATAAAGCCATTGTCGGCTTTCAGATTGACCTTAACGATCTTACCTTCAGTACGTTTGACGCCGCGTTGCTCGGAATAGCGACGTAAATATTTGGCGTACAGACCCGCATCGAAATGATAGGCATACGATAAATCAGACAAAGGAGAATTCGGTAAATCAGGACGACCGACACTGAATTTTCCCATCAAACTCGCGACGGTGTTGATCGAGAAAGGCTCTAAGCCATCGACCAAACCGAGTTGATTCATCTTCAGCCAGTAGTGATAGAAATTCGCCATAGGCTGATCGCGTCCCACCGAACCGAAGCCGTGGAAATACTTGGTCCCTTTCACACCCCAGTTAACGAATTCAATCCCTAACTTGAAAGTGCCTTGTGTATTGCGCAGAAAATCGTTCTCATCGATCCCGAGATGCGTATTGAAATTGCGAATGCTCGGAATCGTCGCTTCACCAACACCAATGGTTGAGATCAAATCGGATTCGATGAGGCGAATCCGATGTCCGTTCGGCAGCAGTTGTGCCATGGTCGCGGCGCTCATCCAACCGGCGGTACCGCCGCCAACAATCACGATATCTTGTATGCGTTTATCAGACATGCTGATCTTCCTTCGATGTTCTTGTAGATCTGGGTCTTTACTGCTTTTCATTGTACGCCGACTCGATAACAAAAAAGAGTCCAATGCCGTCGATCATAAGGACCAAGACAATTGGACTCAAGGATGTTCGCTGGAGAGCGTGGTAAAACTTTCACCTTTACTGACATCAATCTCTGTGGGTTGAGTTCGATGTCAGTTAGGTGTCACAACAACGACCGGATTAGTTATTGACTAGCTTAATGGCTAGCTTAATGACTAGCCTGGTAACTAGATCAATAGCTAAAGCCGAAGCGTACGCCGAACATACGCGGTTCAACTGGTGCGTAGTTCATCTGTGCGCCAATACCTGAGCCACGCCAGTAAGCCGCTTTGCTATCGGTCGCATTACGGACATACAATTCGGCATGCCATGCATCGTCTGGTGCATCTAAACGCATCGATGCATCAATCAAAGAGTATGCCTTTTGGAAGCGTCCAATATGGGCAAACTCATCATTGCGTACATCGAAGTAAGCCTTGTCACGCCAGTTCCACTTCACGTAAGGAATCAAAGCAAAGCCGTTTGGCAAATCAAATTTCTGCGAGAAGTGCAACATCATCGTGCGACGCGGTGCGTTTGGCAGATTGTTGTTTGTCACATCGTACAAACGCTTACCATTGTCTGGGCCGAGACCGTTGTAAACCGGTGCGCAGGGTGTCAAACCAAATTCAACACGGGCGTCGCAGTTGTAGTCATCACTGTAGGAACCGTAATCATGAATCTTGGTATCTAACAATGTGAATGCACCGCCGATTTTGCCGCCTGGCCAAGGTTTGTAATCCCATTCCACTTCCAGACCACGAATCTTGGTGTTACCGACGTTGATCGTACGCCACGTTTCATACACGTCGCATTTCGGTTGATCAGAGGTACATGGTGCCGGCGGTACAAATTTGCTGACGAAGTAAGTACCAGTCAATTGCTGATCCTTATAGTTCATCGCGAATGCCACCGCAGACAAGCTCAATTTGTTTTCTAAGAACTTACCTTTGTAACCAATTTCAAAGTTCGTGACGAGTTCTGGTTTATACGGCAAGAAGGTTTCGACGTTGGCGGAACCGTCGGCACATTTACGCACATTCGGACCTGTGGCGTCGCCACCGCAACGCATCGTACGATCGCCAAAACCACCCGCTTTATAGCCTGTCGACAAAGAGGTGTAAGCCATTTCGTTCGGGTTGATTTGCGTTTGCAAGCCTAAGCGCCAGGTTGCCTTATGCCATTTTTCGCTATGGTCATTCTTACTTGGTGTGCCGTACAAATGGTATGCGGCTGCACTACCACCAGGGCCGTAGTCGAGATCATGACCTTGTGGCAGACGATAGCCTGGCGTATTTGGTGTACCTGGGTCATAGCCGCCGTTATAGAACTCTTTCTGACCCCACCAGCCACCGAGGTTCAAACCATCTTTATCGGTCTTGCTATCAGCGCTGTAACGAGCACCGGCAGTGGCCGTCCATGTTGGCGCGAACTCCCAATCAGCCTGCGCGAAGATCGCTTTCGCATCAACTTGGCGATTTGGCTGCGCATAGAAAGCGCCTGAAGCTAAACCGACTGGTGCACGATACAAATCAACCACTTCATAGTTGATTTGGTTTTTCTCATGCATCCAGAACAAACCACCGACGTATTTCAAATCACCGATACGTTGTTTCAACTGCAGTTCGTGCACAGTAGAGACGTATTTAGAATCAACCGTTTGTTGATACTGGTCGGACAGTGGCCAAGTACCCCAGTTATTACCGCCAGGGATGCTTGGATGGTCTTGGGTAATTTGGAAAGGCAATGCCGTCATATTGCCTTTGTCGTTGTCATACAGCTGACTACGACGTTGATCGGCTAATGCGAAGTTATAGTCGAGTACGGTGTCTTTATCGACATCCCAATTGACGTTCGTACGCAAAGTACGAATCTTCATATCGGTCATGCCTGGCACGTTGATTTTCAAATCAAAACGGCCCCAGCCAGTTGGGCAAGCGTAACGTGTTCCGGCGACGGAATCACAGTCTTTAAATGCGGTACCGCCCGCGCCAGAATCTTGGAACTCTTCATACGTGGCACGCAAACGCAAGTCTCTATTGACTTTGTACAAAGCGGACAAACGCGCAGACCATTCGTTTTGATTAGTGTAGTAATCGCTAGGATCAACTTTGCGATTCCAACGTTGCATCACATCAGGAATGCCATCTGGTTTCCAACCTTTGGATGGCAAGTTCGCCTCACTAAAATCTTGCATCTGATTCGCATAACCATCACGCGTGACTTTCATGAACGACGCACGCAAGGCCAAGTCATCGCTGATCTTGAAGTTTTGAATCATATTCACTTGGCGTTTGTTGTAATTGCCAAGTTCGATTTCGGAACGACCGTAATTGCCTGCGAAGTCTGGTTTAGCGGAGATCACATTGATCGTACCACCGGTGGAATTACGACCGAACAAGGTACCTTGTGGACCGCGCAAAATTTCGACTTGCTCAACGTCGAACATCAAGGCTTGAGCACCTTGTGGACGAGGTGAAT encodes the following:
- a CDS encoding OmpA family protein is translated as MSFTSPLRRLAIGLVCGFTFSSITIGSAHAQADEAKYWGKDAPAGADHPLIKRFSGSWLTAYSLAEWDISKFPSSDVLTKDKKFQDLITLEGKQTRLQYLAPRGKMPVEVFRNYQQALQIAGFKTRFVCETQCEKLYWAWKDMNEPNKGMQFAEGYIYTPKDSRYSHTSALTSDRGMMLVGTMKKGGQDTHVLIYTSSAANDTTGLTQTYIHIAEPKPMPTGQVFVDTKALQNGLQEEGKVTLNGLFFDTGKASIKEESKPQLEEMAKLMQAQANRKFFIVGHTDNIGNFDANQTLSLQRAQAVVSALTAAPYRIAANRLIAKGNANLAPVASNAEEAGRARNRRVELVEQ
- a CDS encoding M28 family peptidase, coding for MFASRPEFYPQSQAHSLFAKSKHAIAILILCGVTSFAQAQDATAKKIVEIGTQDPQVMTWLDVLTNRFGGRMAGSDNFSHAARWTRDQMRAWGIAAELEEAAQQPLGFNRGPWFGKMITPSEKSLRFGTPSYTAGTKGVQRGLAVLGPANEAEAQARMAEFKGAWVLIPGDSRGMGRDGRKEYKPDAVSLKLMEAGALGTIQAGKEPLALLDAKPTSWEALPTMPDIKMTADHYNEIQALLKKGEKVELEFDIRNWFYPGPVPYHNVVAKITGTEKPDEYVVIGAHLDSFDSATGAVDDGSGVSPTIEAMRLLAKAGAKPKRSIVMVASAGEELGIVGASAYTERHAKEMDKVVMMLNRDGAPGAVSGITVPSAWKAPFERVAKSLNGVNGGNPEFGFEVKTSDYPRIRAEALAGTDASAFSMKGVPTPNANNKTDFVYSRTWHTLLDTYNEVVPYAKAQQHSAIAIALMAYEAANAPENLSREGFYLPAGLYVEVVTAQGNVLVELQSNAAPATVARLIGQLETNYKPATFNPGAPRPTTPPAAIGNITQQEGQWLMSLNGNWPDTTMTETLTPTAVSNTKQTPVFAINAQGKMLLATDASKVPNEFPIIGKLTAGQDSVAKLGAAEDIRQVRVIRVGAEAKAFVGEGQKK
- a CDS encoding glycoside hydrolase family 16 protein; translated protein: MAHANPRLSTFLRWAILGLSVVGGVACGGGGSGGSASPSGASTTPSSGGSGSTTPSTPSTPTLPSGGVPANYKLVWADEFNGNGLVDSSKWDYDTERNKAGWYNNELQYYSRARLENAAMSNGVLTITALKEKLTSAADYGGQSYTSARLLTRGKASWTYGYFEIRAKLPCGLGTWPAIWMLGTKGAWPDDGEIDIMEHVGKTKGQILGSAYSNYYNWASGTGTTKSTTVPDACDAFHNYQLFWDADQLAIGVDGKYYFQFVNPKNGDYKKWPFDQPQYMILNLALGGDLGGPVDDTIFPSKFEIDYVRIYQK
- a CDS encoding DNA alkylation repair protein, which translates into the protein MSAQDILKTLESLGSESYRAILRKHGANDPVFGVKIEEMKKLLKAHKGNTALACDLFATGNYDAQYLAGLMANGKEMSKEQLQQWLATANCNAIRRYSVAWVATESSHVVELINEWGSSSQEDVAATAWATLISYVSVTPDQALDLPWLQRLLDFVQTTIHQQPNEVRSGMNSFVIALGSFVAPLHDAAVQAGKAIGTVSIDVGDTACKIPFAPDYIAKVAARGAIGKKRKEIKC
- the nhaR gene encoding transcriptional activator NhaR, producing MASLNYKHLRYYWMVAKTGSIAKAAEQLHLTPHAVSGQINEFEQSLGVELFKKSGRNLSLTEAGQRIMVYADDIFTTGDQLLDVLRNQLQARRRPFRVGIADAVPKVVAYKLLEPALQLSEPVRLHCREGRLELLLGDLAVHKIDAVIADRPLSSVSSQISVRAFNHLLGKCGLTIFAEPALAKRYKGKYPACLKGAPFLIPSEDAAVQSKILRWMSDQQLQTVIVGEFDDGALMKAFGRAGAGFFFAPSAMKQDVMHQYGVKAVFDVPELVEEIYVITTERRLQDPAVTAISERAKQDIFA
- a CDS encoding DUF6445 family protein is translated as MQTAPPLPLFNPQASVSVQVIPDLGAMSAVAGKGKQEVCVVVDDFLLNPEEVVEHARRQRQQFRYDVDNYFPGVEMDMGRTFALQMEQYFMLHLRSHFQVRRNLGCACRMSMTTLSAAELKPLQRLCHRDAEVLPLGMGIAASVVYLFTDASLGGTSFFRPRGPLDETRRFLQRAEHADHTWLNDELQQAPAYCYQSNPRFALTHTVEAKWNRAIFYEGTVFHAAHISDPTRLSAEVDHARLCLNAFFRFKKQAGAA